From the genome of Nostoc punctiforme PCC 73102, one region includes:
- a CDS encoding CHAT domain-containing protein, with protein MTFTKFACGCILLLISACLFIPNRQLIVTASTIFKDIAQASGASKYSPIELNPYASTVENASFSPDGRFIITGFDNGTARIWDKSGNLITELKAGENKVKSAFFSPNSKFIVTSSNRTKIWDTSGKKLVELKGYNPSISPDCKFIVTTFLGATLWDTSGKLLVEFKEDKDNPVMSASFSPDSKLIITALRNGIVRVWDTNGKLITEFTADRNLLKSAVFSPNGKLIFTTSFGTSRVWDILGKLLAELKGRHLSIQSANFSPDSKLIVTTSLNNSDFFNRNAQVWDTSGKEIAELKGHEGDVTGANFSPDGKRIVTVSNDGTARIWDTNGKMLLTLKGHQGNVSKASFSPDGQLVITASDDGTSRLWDANAKQLATLNLGEKIAISPKAEADRLRDLQFYSPNCALAFDPWQKALKLYQQISDKENQAVILEKLGNAHYCIGYYTSAIQSYTQATAIAQKFNYPQLQANNLSNLGNVYNTLADYETAINKYNEALKLLPKDNSPSKAKILQGRGNSYNSQSKYREAIQDYLQALAIDEVIKNTSGVAENKVNLASIYLASGDTNKATQYYKEALDIKPMEALSGLGNVYWTLGEINKAIDLYQQSLAKAQQQENKEGEGNALNSLGFTLYKSDRLTEAEQYLRPAIAIWENLRIVLDDGNKISIFEKQTRTYRLLQEVLIAQNKITEALEVSESGRARAFIELLSKRLSPNQTEQLKVPVLNTEQMKQVAKNENATLVQYSIITDEFKVGGKLQTQDSELYIWVIKPTGEIKFYPIDLKPLWQQQNTSLRNKVDQTRQSIVKDVSLTSRSNNITLTPGDRVKLNDDEPDWEAWQVVSVDIKNGKITIRLPSWEAEKPAIERPIIDVVKKIGINSFVANAKNLQLQELYQLLIQPIADILPKEETARVIFIPQDALFLVPFPALQDSSGQYLIDKHTILTAPSIQILESTHKLRQKVPGSAKDILIVGNPTMPKVSKNPRESPQQLGALPGSEKEALAIASFWKTQALIGNQATKKAVLQKLPLAKIIHLATHGLLDDIRGLGSSIVFAPEGQDNGLLTAEDILKLYTALQGSTLSAELVVLSACDTGQGRLTGDGVIGLSRSIIAAGVPSVIVSLWSIPDAPTAELMTEFYENFRKNPDKATALRQAMLTTKKKHPNPVEWAAFTLIGESE; from the coding sequence ATGACTTTCACTAAGTTTGCATGTGGGTGCATATTGTTGTTAATATCGGCTTGTTTATTTATCCCCAATCGCCAACTAATTGTCACCGCGTCCACTATTTTTAAAGATATTGCTCAAGCGTCAGGTGCTTCAAAATATTCACCTATTGAACTTAACCCCTACGCAAGTACAGTTGAAAATGCCAGTTTTAGCCCTGATGGAAGGTTTATTATCACTGGATTTGATAATGGAACTGCCCGTATTTGGGATAAAAGTGGTAATCTAATCACTGAATTAAAAGCGGGAGAAAATAAAGTAAAAAGTGCCTTTTTTAGTCCTAACAGTAAGTTTATTGTCACCTCATCTAACCGCACAAAAATATGGGACACTTCAGGAAAAAAACTAGTGGAATTAAAAGGGTATAATCCAAGTATTAGTCCTGATTGCAAGTTTATTGTTACAACCTTTTTGGGCGCTACGCTATGGGATACATCGGGTAAACTGCTAGTGGAATTTAAAGAGGATAAAGATAATCCTGTTATGAGTGCTAGCTTTAGCCCTGATAGTAAACTAATTATCACGGCATTACGTAATGGTATTGTACGTGTGTGGGATACAAATGGTAAACTCATAACTGAATTTACAGCTGATCGCAATCTTCTCAAAAGTGCTGTTTTTAGTCCAAATGGTAAGCTAATTTTCACTACTTCTTTTGGTACTTCTAGAGTATGGGATATTTTAGGTAAGCTGCTAGCAGAACTCAAAGGTCGCCATCTATCGATTCAAAGTGCCAATTTTAGTCCTGATAGTAAGCTGATTGTCACCACATCTTTAAATAATAGTGACTTTTTTAATAGGAATGCCCAAGTGTGGGATACATCAGGTAAAGAAATAGCTGAACTTAAAGGACATGAAGGGGATGTTACAGGGGCGAACTTTAGCCCTGATGGAAAGCGCATAGTCACTGTTTCTAATGATGGGACTGCCCGGATATGGGATACAAATGGTAAAATGCTGCTTACCTTGAAAGGACATCAGGGAAATGTTAGCAAAGCTAGTTTTAGCCCTGATGGACAACTTGTAATTACCGCTTCTGATGATGGTACGTCACGGTTGTGGGATGCAAATGCCAAACAATTAGCTACACTAAATCTGGGTGAAAAAATTGCTATTTCCCCGAAAGCTGAAGCCGATCGTCTCCGTGATCTACAATTCTACTCCCCTAACTGCGCTCTAGCATTCGACCCCTGGCAAAAAGCTCTAAAACTTTACCAACAAATCTCCGATAAGGAAAACCAAGCTGTTATCCTAGAAAAACTTGGCAACGCTCACTACTGCATTGGTTATTATACCAGCGCGATTCAAAGTTATACTCAAGCAACTGCCATTGCCCAGAAATTCAATTACCCACAACTCCAAGCCAACAATCTTTCCAATCTCGGCAATGTTTATAACACCCTAGCTGACTATGAAACTGCAATTAATAAATATAACGAAGCCTTAAAGCTCCTCCCCAAAGATAACTCCCCAAGCAAAGCCAAGATTCTTCAAGGACGAGGAAATAGTTACAATTCTCAAAGTAAATATCGTGAAGCTATTCAAGATTACTTGCAAGCATTAGCTATCGATGAAGTAATTAAAAATACCTCTGGCGTAGCTGAAAATAAAGTCAATTTGGCAAGTATTTATCTGGCTTCTGGAGATACCAATAAAGCAACTCAATATTATAAAGAAGCATTAGATATCAAGCCGATGGAAGCACTATCTGGTTTGGGAAATGTTTACTGGACGCTTGGTGAAATCAATAAAGCCATTGACTTATATCAGCAGAGTTTAGCTAAAGCACAGCAACAAGAAAATAAAGAAGGTGAAGGAAATGCACTCAATAGCTTAGGATTTACTCTGTATAAATCAGATAGACTCACTGAAGCAGAACAATATTTGCGTCCAGCGATCGCTATTTGGGAAAATCTCCGCATAGTATTAGACGATGGCAATAAAATTTCCATCTTTGAAAAACAAACTCGTACCTATCGTCTGTTACAAGAAGTGTTGATTGCTCAAAATAAAATAACTGAAGCCTTGGAAGTATCTGAAAGTGGTAGGGCAAGAGCTTTTATTGAATTATTAAGTAAACGATTATCTCCTAATCAAACAGAGCAATTAAAAGTTCCTGTATTGAATACTGAACAGATGAAACAAGTTGCTAAAAATGAAAATGCAACCCTGGTTCAATATTCGATTATTACTGATGAATTTAAAGTTGGCGGTAAACTGCAAACTCAAGATTCAGAACTATATATTTGGGTAATCAAACCTACAGGTGAGATTAAATTTTATCCAATTGACCTCAAACCCCTATGGCAGCAACAAAATACCTCCCTAAGAAATAAAGTTGACCAAACCCGTCAGTCGATTGTTAAAGATGTGAGCCTTACTAGTCGTAGTAATAACATCACTCTCACACCAGGAGATCGCGTTAAACTCAATGACGATGAGCCAGACTGGGAAGCTTGGCAAGTAGTATCAGTTGATATTAAAAACGGTAAAATCACTATTCGCTTGCCCTCTTGGGAGGCAGAAAAACCAGCAATAGAACGTCCAATAATAGATGTAGTGAAAAAAATCGGTATAAATAGTTTTGTTGCAAACGCCAAAAACTTACAGTTACAGGAACTTTACCAGCTACTTATCCAACCAATTGCAGACATACTGCCAAAAGAAGAAACAGCTCGTGTCATCTTCATCCCCCAAGATGCTTTATTTTTAGTTCCTTTCCCAGCATTGCAAGATTCATCGGGGCAATACTTAATTGATAAACATACTATCCTTACCGCCCCTTCCATTCAAATATTAGAATCTACTCATAAACTACGGCAAAAAGTTCCAGGTTCAGCCAAAGATATTTTGATAGTCGGTAATCCCACAATGCCCAAGGTTTCAAAAAACCCTAGAGAATCACCTCAGCAATTAGGTGCGCTTCCTGGTTCAGAAAAAGAAGCTCTTGCAATTGCTTCATTTTGGAAAACTCAAGCTTTGATTGGTAATCAAGCTACTAAAAAAGCAGTGTTGCAAAAACTACCACTAGCTAAAATCATTCATTTGGCAACTCATGGCTTGTTGGATGATATTCGAGGATTGGGAAGTTCTATTGTCTTTGCTCCCGAAGGACAGGATAACGGTTTGTTGACAGCAGAAGACATCCTAAAATTGTACACAGCACTCCAAGGTTCTACCTTAAGTGCCGAATTAGTCGTATTAAGTGCTTGCGATACGGGACAGGGTAGGCTGACAGGTGATGGGGTAATTGGGTTATCTCGTTCCATAATTGCCGCAGGGGTTCCCAGTGTTATAGTTTCCTTGTGGTCGATACCAGATGCACCCACTGCTGAATTAATGACAGAATTTTATGAAAATTTCCGCAAAAATCCTGACAAAGCTACTGCTTTGCGGCAAGCGATGCTGACGACGAAGAAAAAACATCCCAATCCTGTTGAATGGGCAGCTTTTACTCTGATTGGAGAATCTGAGTAA
- a CDS encoding trypco2 family protein — translation MPEENSIGLAELIEQIKQELLSTEVEGEKPIPLFSVDQVSLELQVTARKEGKAGIKVYVVELGGGGSRDDVQKVTVTLTPLLSKEERIALYKTRYPQKWKLLEETSIEGLLKGSNDEPLGDLLG, via the coding sequence ATGCCAGAAGAAAATTCTATCGGATTAGCAGAATTGATTGAGCAGATAAAGCAAGAATTGCTTTCAACAGAGGTAGAAGGAGAAAAACCCATACCCTTGTTTAGTGTTGACCAAGTGAGTTTGGAATTGCAAGTGACAGCACGTAAAGAGGGGAAAGCTGGAATCAAAGTCTACGTTGTGGAATTAGGTGGTGGAGGCAGCCGTGATGATGTACAAAAAGTTACTGTCACCTTAACCCCTTTATTGAGTAAAGAAGAGCGAATTGCGCTTTATAAAACACGCTATCCCCAAAAGTGGAAGTTGCTGGAAGAAACTAGTATAGAAGGATTGCTGAAGGGCAGCAATGACGAACCTCTTGGCGACCTCTTAGGCTAA
- a CDS encoding CHASE2 domain-containing protein, with protein sequence MELLKVYLSPINEADFKVSVNGLRVGQAEANSTLPFWQDGINLLITVIKSLEAIRFRPEDFQRSGEQDWMVQVGLLVQDRKAFHPYFLTNIGKALYQSLFPPGSKVEKMLQNAINLAQNNGTQLHIQLEIAADILGSTRLPDYPWELMHDDRGFLTQHQVTFSRYITYDAAPPKLPSMEQVNVLLISSAASDPENALEKLPQQEQLAVRRGLGIAEKEGHIRLVELKPPTLKALRDYLTEHRNETAPHVIHFDGHGLFGKCCNNTLDNGQLCRTIHKGIKINNCQRCYALLPEPQGYLVFEDETGKPNYVSAKEIGILLQQNSFTDNSKQLRGVALVVLSACQSGLALTGTSVFNGVAQSLIAHRTPAVVAMQYSVSVPGATAFSEQFYRSLGQKDPLAMAVSQSREAMGTEGKQWYRPVLYLRWQDNEGGQLFAAPTSVIPTPIKLKPSVFVPSASLVITALVFGVRLLGILQSSELKIFDQMMRLRPDEGIDPRILVVTIDDEDLKYQNSKGMKGRGSLSDIALHKLLEKLQPNQPRVIGLDIIRDFPVSNDQPELANKLQNNDNFIAICIGNDLTTGDKGIEPPPEVPTERLGFADVVIDDDKILRRYLWNANFNSKTACETEDPLSLKLALYYLAKKGIKPETTHSIDLLLGKTRLQRLQARAGGYQNLDNDGYQMLLNYRSRNIARQVSLRNILENSFDPSWVKDRIVIIGVTARSVKDNFYTPYSLNEQSDQIMRGVFVQAQMVSQITSAALDGRPLLGVLPWWGDVFYIWLWSLAGGVFGTVVLQRLAWRDRKIILVITSIGIIFVISYSICLFLLIHGHWLPFLPSTIAFLTTGVITFSYIHQLPYKRC encoded by the coding sequence ATGGAGCTATTAAAGGTATACCTATCTCCCATTAATGAGGCTGATTTCAAAGTCAGCGTCAATGGGTTACGAGTTGGTCAAGCGGAAGCCAACTCAACATTACCTTTTTGGCAAGACGGAATAAACTTGCTGATTACCGTTATTAAATCTCTAGAAGCTATTCGTTTTCGACCAGAGGACTTTCAGCGCTCTGGGGAACAAGATTGGATGGTGCAAGTTGGTCTACTAGTTCAAGACCGAAAAGCCTTTCATCCCTATTTTTTAACAAACATTGGCAAGGCACTGTATCAATCACTTTTTCCCCCAGGCTCTAAAGTCGAAAAAATGCTGCAAAATGCGATTAATTTAGCCCAAAATAACGGAACTCAACTGCATATACAACTAGAAATAGCGGCAGATATCTTAGGCTCAACTCGTTTACCTGATTATCCTTGGGAATTAATGCATGATGACCGAGGGTTTTTGACTCAACATCAAGTTACCTTCTCTCGTTACATTACCTATGATGCTGCACCGCCGAAGCTACCATCGATGGAGCAAGTTAACGTTTTGTTAATATCCTCTGCGGCTTCTGACCCAGAAAATGCTTTGGAAAAGCTGCCACAGCAAGAACAACTTGCAGTACGCAGAGGTTTAGGAATAGCCGAGAAAGAAGGTCATATTCGGCTAGTTGAACTGAAACCCCCGACTTTAAAAGCTTTGCGGGATTATCTGACTGAACATCGGAATGAGACAGCACCTCATGTTATCCATTTTGATGGACATGGCTTGTTTGGTAAATGCTGTAACAATACATTGGACAATGGTCAGCTATGTCGAACTATACATAAAGGTATAAAAATAAACAACTGTCAACGTTGCTATGCCTTACTTCCTGAACCGCAAGGATATCTAGTTTTTGAAGATGAAACTGGCAAACCAAATTATGTGAGTGCTAAGGAAATTGGTATACTGCTACAGCAAAATAGTTTTACTGATAATTCTAAACAGCTACGTGGTGTAGCTTTAGTGGTATTGAGCGCCTGTCAATCTGGTTTGGCGTTAACTGGAACTTCAGTGTTTAATGGTGTAGCTCAAAGCTTAATTGCTCACCGCACTCCAGCAGTGGTAGCGATGCAGTATTCTGTGAGTGTGCCAGGTGCAACAGCTTTTAGTGAGCAATTTTATCGTTCACTTGGTCAAAAAGACCCCTTGGCAATGGCAGTGAGTCAAAGCCGAGAAGCAATGGGTACAGAAGGCAAGCAGTGGTATCGTCCAGTACTTTATCTGCGCTGGCAAGATAACGAAGGCGGTCAACTCTTTGCAGCACCGACTTCAGTTATTCCTACACCAATTAAATTAAAACCCTCTGTTTTTGTTCCATCTGCAAGTTTAGTCATAACAGCTTTGGTGTTTGGAGTACGACTGCTAGGAATACTGCAATCATCAGAGCTAAAGATATTTGACCAGATGATGCGACTGCGCCCAGATGAGGGAATAGACCCTCGAATTTTGGTTGTTACTATTGATGATGAAGATTTAAAATATCAAAATTCTAAGGGAATGAAAGGCCGTGGATCATTATCCGACATTGCACTACATAAACTTTTAGAGAAACTACAACCCAATCAACCAAGAGTAATTGGCTTAGATATCATTCGTGATTTTCCTGTTAGCAACGACCAGCCAGAATTAGCAAATAAATTACAAAATAATGATAATTTTATTGCCATCTGCATAGGTAACGACCTCACAACTGGGGATAAAGGTATTGAACCTCCACCAGAAGTTCCAACAGAGCGTTTAGGTTTTGCTGATGTGGTTATAGACGATGATAAAATTCTCCGTCGGTATCTGTGGAATGCAAATTTTAACAGTAAAACTGCTTGTGAAACAGAAGATCCTTTAAGCCTTAAGCTTGCACTATATTACTTAGCTAAAAAAGGTATTAAACCTGAAACCACGCATTCGATAGATTTATTATTAGGGAAAACTCGCTTACAACGTTTACAGGCAAGAGCAGGAGGCTACCAAAATTTAGACAATGATGGCTACCAAATGCTACTTAATTATCGCTCTCGAAATATTGCCAGACAAGTTTCCCTAAGAAATATCCTAGAAAATAGTTTTGACCCTTCCTGGGTGAAAGACCGAATAGTTATCATTGGCGTTACTGCTAGAAGTGTAAAAGATAATTTTTATACCCCATACAGTCTTAACGAACAGTCAGACCAAATAATGCGGGGTGTATTTGTTCAAGCCCAAATGGTAAGTCAAATTACTAGTGCGGCATTAGATGGTCGTCCTCTGCTGGGAGTACTGCCTTGGTGGGGAGATGTTTTTTACATCTGGCTATGGTCTTTAGCTGGAGGTGTGTTTGGCACAGTTGTGTTGCAGAGACTTGCTTGGCGCGATCGCAAAATAATTCTTGTGATTACAAGCATAGGTATTATTTTTGTTATCTCCTATAGCATCTGCCTTTTTCTTTTAATTCATGGCCACTGGCTACCATTCCTTCCTTCTACCATAGCTTTCCTTACTACAGGTGTAATTACGTTTAGCTATATCCACCAATTACCGTATAAACGCTGTTAA
- a CDS encoding DUF928 domain-containing protein — protein sequence MSLALIFPLTLGVYSLVKAAPRSNYVWEDGVTLKQQQRQQPQTPKPTNTPKTSGLISQIIHFLLPSKGAPGQRSYAAARADCPAIEKPLTALVPNTNIGLTISERPTFWFYIPYQPTDTNPVEFLLINDKNNPVYKTTFQLTNIPGIISVNLPQNIPALEIGKKYNWVLSYMCDPANRLKDPFVKGYIERVSINSNLKNDLEKASRPRERILLFAENGLWYDALTILANERRQKPKDAQVTKDWKDLLLSSEGDLTEIKEIVSEPIVSCCQNIVTQ from the coding sequence TTGAGTTTAGCTTTAATTTTTCCCTTAACATTAGGTGTTTATTCTCTTGTTAAAGCAGCCCCACGCTCTAATTATGTTTGGGAAGATGGGGTTACTTTAAAGCAGCAACAAAGACAACAGCCTCAAACCCCAAAACCTACAAATACGCCTAAAACTTCAGGACTAATTTCCCAGATTATTCACTTTTTATTACCCTCAAAAGGCGCGCCTGGTCAGCGAAGCTATGCTGCGGCAAGAGCGGATTGTCCAGCTATTGAAAAACCTCTGACGGCTTTAGTTCCAAATACAAACATTGGATTAACTATTTCCGAACGTCCGACATTCTGGTTTTATATTCCTTACCAGCCTACAGACACAAATCCAGTTGAATTTTTGCTAATAAATGATAAAAATAATCCGGTTTATAAAACTACTTTTCAGTTAACAAATATACCAGGGATTATTAGTGTCAACTTACCTCAAAATATACCAGCATTAGAAATTGGTAAAAAATATAATTGGGTCTTATCTTATATGTGCGATCCAGCAAATCGCCTGAAGGATCCTTTTGTTAAAGGATATATTGAGCGAGTTTCTATCAACTCTAATTTGAAAAATGATTTAGAGAAAGCAAGTAGACCGAGAGAGCGCATTTTGCTGTTCGCTGAAAATGGTCTTTGGTATGATGCTCTGACGATCCTGGCTAACGAACGCCGTCAAAAACCCAAGGATGCACAGGTAACAAAAGATTGGAAAGATTTATTACTGTCCTCAGAAGGGGACTTAACAGAGATTAAAGAGATTGTTTCAGAACCTATTGTCTCTTGCTGCCAAAATATTGTAACTCAATAG